CCGCTGAAATCACAATTGGGTTGAGCCATCTCATGAACGGAGATGGGGAAGCTGTAAATTCTTTTCCGACAAATGATTGAAGTACTTGCAATTTATCCATATTATAATTGATTTTGTTTTAATTCTTTATCAATAATGAGTAAAATACGGTCTAAAGCAAGATTAAGATATTTCTCATCACCCGTTGTTTTGGAAAGTAAAATTCCTCCTTCCACCGTCATGATAAAAAGTGAACCGAATTCTTCAGCATTGATTTCCTTATGAATCTCACCGTTTTCCTGACCTTGTTGTATAACATCGGAAATATTTTTTATCCAGACTTTAAACGATTCGGCAACTTGCTTTCTGAGATCCGGAAAAGTGTCGTCTGCTTCTGTAGCAGCGTTCATCAAAGGGCAGCCTCCAACTTCAAAAACTATTTTCCAGTTTTTACGGTAAAAGTCTGTAAAAGCATATAATTTATCGATCGTTGTCGGGAATTCTTTGCTTAAAGAGCGAGCCATATTTTTGCCCAGTACACCCGAATTATATTTGTAAACTTCTAGTGCAACTTCATCTTTACTGGAAAAATTTCCGTAGATGCTTCCTTTCGTTAGGCCTGTTATCTCGGTAATATCTGATAAGGTCGTAGAAATATAACCCTTGGTATTAAACAAAGCAGCCGTTTTCTCGATAATGAATTGTTTTGTCTTTTCTGCCTTTGACATTTTCAATTGATTATGATGCAAATATACAAAAATATACCGATTGGTATATTTTATTTTACAATTATAGATTATCTGTTTGGTCTATCAAATTAAACTATTAAGATTTTGTTTAAGAAATTAAGTTTAATCTTTTATTTTTTAAGTTTTGGCTAAAGCCAATTTGAGGTTTAAATGAGAAAACGGGCTAAAGCCCGTTCCTATTGATGATAATGATTTGATTAAAAAATTTTAATTCCAAGTGAAAAAACTTAATATTCTTAACTTCTTAAATAAAATCTTAATGGTTCAAATTATTAATTAAGCCAAAGTAGCATTCAAAGTAATCTCAAAGTTGAAGGCGGCGCTTACAGGACAACCTTCTTCCGCGATTTTAGCATATTTTTGAAACTCTTCTTCTGAAATTCCAGGAACTTTTGCTGTTAAAGTCAATTCAGATTTTGTGATTTTTCCGATGGTTGGATCTAATGTAATCACCGATTTGGTAGTCAACTCTTCCGGTGTGAAGCCAGCCTGAGAAAGCTCTGCGCTTAATTTCATCGTGAAGCATCCTGCGTGGGCTGCTGCCAATAATTCTTCAGGGTTTGTTCCAACGCCATCCGCAAAACGGCTGTTGAAAGAATATTGCGTTTCGTTTAAAGTAGTGCTTTGAGTAGTAATATGTCCGTTTCCTTCTTTAATAGTACCGTTCCAAACGGCTGTTGCGTTACGTTTCATAATGTTTTGATTTTTTTTGTTGTTAATATTGTTATTTTTTGATGATACAAAGGTATAGCAGATATTATTCCAGATAAATACACAAATCGACTTAAATATTGTACTTTTTTCCCGAAGTGTAATTTTTCTTGAAATTTATAGGTGTACTTCCAATTTTATTGGTGAAAAGCCGATTGAAATAAGCCGGATCTTCGTAGCCTAAATCGTAAGCAATTTCTTTTACGGGCTTATCTGTATAAAATAAAAGCCTTTTGGCTTCCAGTAGAATTCTGTTAATGATAAACTGATTCGGAGATTCAAGATCTAAACTTTTGAATTTATGCGTTAAAGTTTTCGGCGCGATATGAAGTAGATCTGCATAATCTGCAACATTATGTTTTTCTCTAAAATGAATTTCAAGATGTCGACTGAAATCACGGAAAATATCTAATTCGTTGCTTGGAATTTTTATTTTGGCATTATCCAAATTTTGTTTTTTCCATTTTCTGGTGGCGCGGATGATGATTTGCTTAACGTAAGTTCGAATCATTTCTTCGGCGGAAGAATCTTTCCATTCCAGTTCGTCTTTGATACTTTGATATAAATTTTTAATGATAAAATTTTCATTTTCATCAAGCTCTACAAAAGGAATTTCAAATACATTATGGAAAAGCAGCCCGTCACACGCAACTTCTTTATCATGAATTTGAATACAGTAAAAATCTCGGTTATAATATAGAAGAACCGCTTCTTCATTTCCTTTTTCAATTTTTAAATGCTGATTGGTCAGGAAAAATAGAGTGGGTTTGGTGGTCGTAAAGTGATTAAAATCTACCGAAAGTTCATAACCTGCCGCAATATAAAATACTTTAATATCATATCTAAACTTATTTCCGTTAACTATTTCAGAGTTTTCTGCTGAAAAATTTTCTAAACCCAGTTTTTTGTAATTGTCTTCGAAAATAAGAGTTTGTGACATGCATTTACTTTAGTTTAAAGATACAAAAAAGCATGGCTTCTTCATTATTAAATTATTGAAACCATGCTTTTTTGAATTTGAAAATTTGAGAATGGAATAATTTGAAAATCACTCGGACTCTACAACTCTCAAACACTAAAACCTAGAACGTCACATCCAATCCGACATAGAAATTCGCTTTCATAATCGGAGCATACACCATTCCGCCATCAAAATAATTTCCGAAAGGATTTTTAAAATCTACAATCGCATTTTTCTGATAATAAGAAGTTAGGTTTTCACCGCCTACATACGCTCTGATTTTTTTATTGAAATTTCTTGAAATCTGAGCATTCAAAACAGCATAAGATTCGGAATATGTAGGCAATTGAAATTCTTCAGGATTGCTTGAAGTGTTGGGAAGTCTTTGTTTTCCGACCCAATTCAACGTTGTGTCAAAACTCCAAAATCCGCCTTTTGTATTTTTGTTGGTTGAGTACGCCAAATTCACAAAACCTCTGTGTTTCGCCATGAACGGAACTTCACGTCTTCCATCCAGATAATCTGCCTGAACATCATAATATTTATAAGCCAATCTTACATCAAAATTCTTAAAAGGAGTAAAATCCCACTGCGTTTGGAAAGAATTGGCGAAAGATTTTCCTTCCAGATTATAGAAAGTCAGTTGCTGAGGTGAACGGTCTAAATCTACCATCACCTGATCCTGGAAATCAGTTCTGAAAAAGTCGGCAACAATCGTAGATTTTCTTCCGAAAATTTTAAATTCCTGTTGTAAACTTGCTCCGTAATTCCAGGCAACTTCAGGTTTTAAACCGTAAATATTTCCTCCATTTTGCAAAATATTGATACTTCTGTTTGATGCAAAATATTGCTGACTTTCCGCAAAAACATTCGCAGTTCTGAAACCTCTTCCAGCCGAAAGTCTTAAAATAGTTTGCGGAGTGAAATCATATTTAAAATTCAATCTTGGCGTGAACTGGGTTCCTGCCAGATTGTGGAAATCAACTCTTGCTCCTGCAACCAACGTATATTTTAAACCTGTCAACGTATATTCGGCAAAAGCTCCGGGAACGATTTCATTTCTTTTAAAATTGTTTGTAAGATACGTTTCATCATAACCATCATACATAAAACTCGCTCCAGCTTTGTATTTATGATTGGTATTTCCTAAAATACTTTCAAAAATTAAGTTGGAATAATACGTCTGTTGCTTTCCAGAATAATTTCTCAATCCAAAGAAACTATCCTGTTGATGGTAGGTATACTGGTTCATCCAGCCTAAACTCTGATAAGGTTTCCCTTTAAAAACATAGCCAGTTTTATTCCAAACCTGAAATCTGGAAATATCGATTCCAACACCGTAAAGTGATTGTTTGTCTTGTGGAATTTTTTTATCAAAACCAATTTGTCCTGCTGTTCTTTCGTCTTTAATAAAATTAATTCCAAAATGAGAACCCAATCCCGATTTTTCTAAATCGTTATAATTCAATAAATAAGCTGCGTTAATCTGAGTGCCTTTCGGTCGGTCAAGAAAAGTATCCTTATTCATATCGGTATCTCCGAAAGTTCCGTTTCCGTGCAATAAAAAGGTTTGCGACCATTTCTCATTGATTGGTGCAACGCTGGTGATATTGGCTTCGGCTCTTCCGTTAAAATCTGCAAAAAGATTTAACGATGTTTCTGGTTTTTCTGCATTTTTCAACAATTCTGTATTGATTTGTCCTGTAATACTTTCGTAACCGTTAGTAACCGTGCTTCCTCCTTTTGTCAGCTGAATACTCTCAATCCATCTTCCCGGAATAAAGTTCAATCCGTAGGCAGAAGCTAATCCTCTAATTTCCGGTAATAATTCTTTCGTTAAGCTCGTATATTTTTGGTCTAAACCTAACATTTTCAATTGTTTTGTTCCCGTCACGGCATTGCTGA
The sequence above is a segment of the Chryseobacterium sp. MYb264 genome. Coding sequences within it:
- a CDS encoding TetR/AcrR family transcriptional regulator, translated to MSKAEKTKQFIIEKTAALFNTKGYISTTLSDITEITGLTKGSIYGNFSSKDEVALEVYKYNSGVLGKNMARSLSKEFPTTIDKLYAFTDFYRKNWKIVFEVGGCPLMNAATEADDTFPDLRKQVAESFKVWIKNISDVIQQGQENGEIHKEINAEEFGSLFIMTVEGGILLSKTTGDEKYLNLALDRILLIIDKELKQNQL
- a CDS encoding OsmC family protein; this encodes MKRNATAVWNGTIKEGNGHITTQSTTLNETQYSFNSRFADGVGTNPEELLAAAHAGCFTMKLSAELSQAGFTPEELTTKSVITLDPTIGKITKSELTLTAKVPGISEEEFQKYAKIAEEGCPVSAAFNFEITLNATLA
- a CDS encoding helix-turn-helix domain-containing protein; amino-acid sequence: MSQTLIFEDNYKKLGLENFSAENSEIVNGNKFRYDIKVFYIAAGYELSVDFNHFTTTKPTLFFLTNQHLKIEKGNEEAVLLYYNRDFYCIQIHDKEVACDGLLFHNVFEIPFVELDENENFIIKNLYQSIKDELEWKDSSAEEMIRTYVKQIIIRATRKWKKQNLDNAKIKIPSNELDIFRDFSRHLEIHFREKHNVADYADLLHIAPKTLTHKFKSLDLESPNQFIINRILLEAKRLLFYTDKPVKEIAYDLGYEDPAYFNRLFTNKIGSTPINFKKNYTSGKKYNI
- a CDS encoding TonB-dependent receptor domain-containing protein gives rise to the protein MKLYISRFILGLFLLSTQFIFAQNLSKNQFKVKGNCEMCKERIETTAKKAGAKTARYSIDTQTLTLETNDVSPDEILKKVAEAGHDNEKFKAPNETYESLPGCCHYERDLAPATAENQNNHSKKENEFYVKGNCGSCKARIEKAAKDAGATSADWNAETQTVILIFDSSKTSSDKILKKIADVGHDNEKYKSTDSVYKGLPGCCLYDREIPFGEANPKVHMEEGISSEHSDHTTSTENHDGHEKHIEGVTLTGGKAATSLSKKEAGLVFNIDKKELLKAACCNLSESFETNATVDVSFSNAVTGTKQLKMLGLDQKYTSLTKELLPEIRGLASAYGLNFIPGRWIESIQLTKGGSTVTNGYESITGQINTELLKNAEKPETSLNLFADFNGRAEANITSVAPINEKWSQTFLLHGNGTFGDTDMNKDTFLDRPKGTQINAAYLLNYNDLEKSGLGSHFGINFIKDERTAGQIGFDKKIPQDKQSLYGVGIDISRFQVWNKTGYVFKGKPYQSLGWMNQYTYHQQDSFFGLRNYSGKQQTYYSNLIFESILGNTNHKYKAGASFMYDGYDETYLTNNFKRNEIVPGAFAEYTLTGLKYTLVAGARVDFHNLAGTQFTPRLNFKYDFTPQTILRLSAGRGFRTANVFAESQQYFASNRSINILQNGGNIYGLKPEVAWNYGASLQQEFKIFGRKSTIVADFFRTDFQDQVMVDLDRSPQQLTFYNLEGKSFANSFQTQWDFTPFKNFDVRLAYKYYDVQADYLDGRREVPFMAKHRGFVNLAYSTNKNTKGGFWSFDTTLNWVGKQRLPNTSSNPEEFQLPTYSESYAVLNAQISRNFNKKIRAYVGGENLTSYYQKNAIVDFKNPFGNYFDGGMVYAPIMKANFYVGLDVTF